TTCAGATACAGGGAACGAGCAAGTCGACGGCAACACAGAAAACGGTATCAGTGAGGCCGTAAGTCTAGTCGTTCGCAAGCGGTACAAAGGCAAATATCTGCTGGGAGCAGGTATTGATCTGTCCAATATTAACGGGGATCGATACCTCGGCATCCGTGCAATAGACTATCAATATATCCTTCTAGAAAATACGCGGGTCGGCGCTTTTATTGGGGCTGCATCGATCAACAACAGCCTTCCTCAAAACGGCTATTACCTAGGTTTTCACCTAACCCAGACAAATATTTTTAACTTTTTCGATTTTGGTGCCGAGCTACGATACGGCAGTGGTCTTGCTCGCGACCGATTGCTAGGTACCGACCCACCAGGAGATAAACCTGACATGTTTATGGATATTACCTCACTCGGAGCCGTACTCAGCAAACGATTCTAACGCAATGAAGAGCGCCCACTCGTGTTGGGCGCCTTCATAGTAACCTGCCGGTAAGGCTTTCGGAGACACCTTCTTGTCCTCAGCAGAAACTCAACAAAAAAAGCGTATCGCCATCCTTATAGACAGCCTATATGGCGGAGGTGCGGAGAAGGTCATGCTTACTTTGGTATCGACACTTGTTGAGCTAGGCCATGACGCCCAAATAATCGTACTGTCGAAAAATGTTGACTACGAAATCCCGATGCATTGCACCGTTCACTCTCTTTACGATAAAAAAGTAAAGTTAAAAGGTTACTTTAGAGGAAAAAAGCACGCACGAAAGCTAAAACATTTGGTCTCGGAGCTGGAAGAAAAAAGTGGCGCGTTCGATTTATTTATCGCCAACCTGGAAGAAACTTATCGCATCGCATCGGCCTGTAATTTCGATCGCATTTATTATGTGATACATAACTCAATTATCGAAACCCTCAAACGGACTCGGCTACTCGGCCCCATTAAATACTTCTATCTAAAAAGTATACTCAGAAAACTCAAAGGTAAAGACCTGTTAACCGTATCGAAAGGGATAGAGCAAGAGCTGCGTGACACGCAAGTAATTCAAGCTAGGTCAGTTCAAACAATTTATAACCCGTACGATGTTGAATCCATTCAAAAGCTCGCGCAAGAAAAAGATTCTGGTATCCCCCTGGAACCCTACATCATCCACGTAGGACGCGCAGCGCGACAAAAGCGACACGACGTTTTGTTCAAGGCCCTTAAACATATAAACCCGAAGTATAAGCTGGTTTGCCTAGCAAACGACATAAAAAAGCTGAGCGCTCTAGCCAGCTCACTCGGCGTATCTGATCGCGTTATATTCCCTGGATTCCAGAAAAACCCCTACCCCTGGATAGCCAACGCGAAAGCAATGGTACTGAGTTCGGATTATGAGGGCTTTTCCAATGTACTCATTGAATCTGTCATCTGCGGTACCCTCCCGGTATCGACCGATTGCCCACATGGCCCAAATGAGATACTAACAGGGTCTTTGGCGCAATTCCTTTCTGAAAGGAAAAACCCGCAACAGCTGGCCGAAAAGGTCAACGCCGCACTTGAGTCGGCGCTTGCCCCAGCAGAGTGCGCTGTTTTAACCAAAGTCGACAATCAGCTGGTTGCTCAGCGTTACCTCTCTCTCATAAAGTAAGCGACGCACCACTCTATGAATTATCAAACTTTTTTAATCAATCTTGATAAATCCATTGACCGACTGGCCGCCAGCACCGAAATGCTTAATGCGCTAGGGCTAGAGTTTGAGAGAGTACCCGCTATCTACGGTGCAGACTTGCTAGCGGAAGACGTCGCTCAGGCATACACCACTAGCACAAGTAATCGCTATCACAAAGAACTCAATCTAGGTGAGATAGGCTGTTACCTGAGCCACAGAAAAACGTGGGAATTAATTATCAAACGAAAGCTAGACTTTGCATTGATATTTGAAGACGACTTTCTACCAAAAGTAGAGTCTATTAGCGAAATCATTACACTGGTCAATCAAATTCAAACACCCTGGCATTTAATAAAACTTATGGGCAAACATAAGCGCGCAGACGAGATTTGCGCCCACCCGATGAAGGAATTAACCTTCAGCCTACTCAAAAAAGTGCCAACCCGAACAGGCATGCAAATTGTAAGTAACGAGGGCGCCAAACGGCTTCTTGCTTCATCCAAACCTTTCAGTCGCCCTGTAGATGTTGACCTCCAGTACTGGTGGGAAAAAAACATCTGGGTGCATGGTATTCTGCCCTATCCATTTAAGTCAAATAGCGAAGGCAGTAGTGAAATTGAAAAGTTCTCAAATAGAAAAGCGGCGAAGAAAAGCCGATTAAAAAAATTGGGCAACAAAATAAGCTTTACCCTGAATACGCAGAGACAGGCCAAAAAACTCATACAAAGAGAACCACAGCTGCTTACCCCGCCTTTAGGGTAAAAAAATACCTTCGGCTCCCGCAGCTTACCCGATAAGGCCTGAGGTGCGTAATTCAGTAAGTTCAGTAAGTTCAATGGGCGACGAAAAGTAGGTGCTCTCGGTAGGCATAAAACACCCTAATAGAAGCTGGCCTCACCCTCAGGCCTTGTTTTAAAGCGCCTATGTACCCAGAGGTACTGTTCAGGGTTTTCCCGTACTCGCGCTTCAATAAATTGATTAATTGTAACGGCATCTTCATGCTCATCACCCGAAAACTTTGACTTTATAGAAGGATAAAGAGAAATGTGATAACGACCGTCAGGCTTTCGCGTGGTCACCCAGGGTATCACCTCTGCGCGACCCGCCTTAGCCAATTGCGCTGGCGCCTTGACAGTAGCGGTGTTAACACCAAAGAAAGGTACAAATACACTGCGTCGTTTTCCGTAATCCTGATCGGGTGCGTAATTTACCGCCCGCCCCTCGCGCAGAGCCCGAACAATTTTGCGAACATCCCCATTTGGGATTACACCACTCTTACTGTTTCGCCGAATTCTCCCCCATGCTTGCACATACTCATACACGGCGTTTTTATGTGGCCGGTAAAAGCCATCTATTGAAGTCACTGTATTGACGCAGGCCGCACCAAACTCAATCGCCGTAAAATGTATCCCCATAAACAGAACACCGCTTTCAGTTTTTTGCGCGGCAACTAAATATTCCAATCCGCTGATAGTGAAGGCATTTTTTACTCTCCAGGTCGGCCAAAACCAAGCCGCACCACTTTCAAACACCCCAATCCCTGTGGATCTAAGTGTCGATCGAACCAACGCATTAACCTCTCGCTCGCCTAGCTCCGGATAACATTTTTCAATGTTAATCTTCGCAATACGTTTTCGGCTAATGGGCAAAACATAGAGTAAGTCCCCCAAACGACGCCCGAAGAATCGCTGTACTACCATTGGGAATAGCTGCACTAGCAACCACCACAGCAGCATAAGTAACCAAGTTATCAGATAGCGTGGATGCAATAGTTTATTGTCGAACTTTATTTGAGACATCAGCCATTTTTTATTGAAGTGAACGATAGATTTCAACCAAGCGTGTTGCTTCACGTTCAATTGTATACTTCTCAAGCACACGCGTTCGCGCCTGCGCTCCCATTTCCACAAGACTAACCTCATCAGCAAGCAGGTGACTGAGGCGACTCACAAGGGCTGCTAGACCCCCCACTGGGATTACGTAGCCATCTACCCCTTCACGCACTACTTCTGGCCAAGCCCCAGCCTCCGTTGCAATCACCGGCACAGCGCAACTCATCGACTCCAGCACGGTTAACCCAAATCCCTCCGTGCGACTGAGTGCAGTTATTAGCGTCATTGCAGACATTATAATAGGCACCTGCTCAAATTTCTGCTCCCCCAAAAAAAGCACCCGATCCGACAACCCGGCAGCCTGCACTTTGGACGCCAAAGACGCTAGCCATTCACGCTCACGCCCCTCTTCAGCGCCAACAATAACAGCGGAATATTCCGGTAGTTTAGGCAGCACCTGCAGGCAGGCCTCCACAAACAGGTCCACGCCTTTTTGTGCGCGTACACGCCCAAAAATACCAATACATTTGGGCGTGATGACACCAATGCTTTTTAGCACTTCCTGTTTATTATCCCGGGGCTGATAGATTTCAGAATCTATACCATGAGGCACAATAGCCTGCGGCTTAAAGCGGAGGTAAGATGCGGCCGCTTCACAAGTGGATATAACCGCATCCATTTTACCCATCAACCACCGACTAAAGCGTG
The Teredinibacter franksiae DNA segment above includes these coding regions:
- a CDS encoding glycosyltransferase family 4 protein, with product MVEEHAEVVVILGNSNSRFSGVTSTMLQTMSVQRSVIPLKVLGKYHMPDASLSISFFQAIRLLRSPLTCGKPRIFHARRNNEMIQALLLKHLFGCEIKILFTSTAQRHHSRFSRWLMGKMDAVISTCEAAASYLRFKPQAIVPHGIDSEIYQPRDNKQEVLKSIGVITPKCIGIFGRVRAQKGVDLFVEACLQVLPKLPEYSAVIVGAEEGREREWLASLASKVQAAGLSDRVLFLGEQKFEQVPIIMSAMTLITALSRTEGFGLTVLESMSCAVPVIATEAGAWPEVVREGVDGYVIPVGGLAALVSRLSHLLADEVSLVEMGAQARTRVLEKYTIEREATRLVEIYRSLQ
- a CDS encoding glycosyltransferase codes for the protein MSSAETQQKKRIAILIDSLYGGGAEKVMLTLVSTLVELGHDAQIIVLSKNVDYEIPMHCTVHSLYDKKVKLKGYFRGKKHARKLKHLVSELEEKSGAFDLFIANLEETYRIASACNFDRIYYVIHNSIIETLKRTRLLGPIKYFYLKSILRKLKGKDLLTVSKGIEQELRDTQVIQARSVQTIYNPYDVESIQKLAQEKDSGIPLEPYIIHVGRAARQKRHDVLFKALKHINPKYKLVCLANDIKKLSALASSLGVSDRVIFPGFQKNPYPWIANAKAMVLSSDYEGFSNVLIESVICGTLPVSTDCPHGPNEILTGSLAQFLSERKNPQQLAEKVNAALESALAPAECAVLTKVDNQLVAQRYLSLIK
- a CDS encoding glycosyltransferase family 25 protein, with translation MNYQTFLINLDKSIDRLAASTEMLNALGLEFERVPAIYGADLLAEDVAQAYTTSTSNRYHKELNLGEIGCYLSHRKTWELIIKRKLDFALIFEDDFLPKVESISEIITLVNQIQTPWHLIKLMGKHKRADEICAHPMKELTFSLLKKVPTRTGMQIVSNEGAKRLLASSKPFSRPVDVDLQYWWEKNIWVHGILPYPFKSNSEGSSEIEKFSNRKAAKKSRLKKLGNKISFTLNTQRQAKKLIQREPQLLTPPLG
- the lpxL gene encoding LpxL/LpxP family Kdo(2)-lipid IV(A) lauroyl/palmitoleoyl acyltransferase, which gives rise to MKQHAWLKSIVHFNKKWLMSQIKFDNKLLHPRYLITWLLMLLWWLLVQLFPMVVQRFFGRRLGDLLYVLPISRKRIAKINIEKCYPELGEREVNALVRSTLRSTGIGVFESGAAWFWPTWRVKNAFTISGLEYLVAAQKTESGVLFMGIHFTAIEFGAACVNTVTSIDGFYRPHKNAVYEYVQAWGRIRRNSKSGVIPNGDVRKIVRALREGRAVNYAPDQDYGKRRSVFVPFFGVNTATVKAPAQLAKAGRAEVIPWVTTRKPDGRYHISLYPSIKSKFSGDEHEDAVTINQFIEARVRENPEQYLWVHRRFKTRPEGEASFY